The genomic DNA CATAGAGGCGATCCTTGTCGGAACGCCGGTCATCGCGACGAACGTCTCCGGGGTGCCCGAGCTCATAGAGGACAACGTTACGGGCCTGCTCGTTAGGCCGCGGGACAAAAACTCCCTCAGGGAGGCAATGGCCAGGATGATAGCCGACCCGGCCGTGCGGTCGCGCCTTTCGGCCCAGGCCGCAAAAAAGGCCGATTACTACGGCGTGGGCCGGATGGTCGGGGAGTACGAGGACATGTACAAAGGGGTCACCGGTCCGCGGGGACGCTCGTGAAAATCTTTCACTTTATATACGACCACGTGGGAAACCCATGGGTCGCCGGCGGCGGCGCCGTGCGAGCCAGGGAGATTGGCAGGAGACTCGCCGAAAGGCATGACGTAACAATCATATGCGGGAAATACCCGGGTGCTCGGGATTACGAAGAGGGAAGGCTCAGGTTTCGCTTCATCGGGACGAAGAGGGACAATTATGTTCTCAGCACATTCTGCTATGCCATCAAGGCGGCCGTTTTCCTTCTGAGACACCGTGGACACGCCGACCTTGTGGTGGAGGACTTCGCCCCGTTTAATCCGGTGTTTTCGAGGTTCATAGCGCCGGAGAAGGCCACGATCCAGGTCCACCACAGAGAAGGCGCGAACCTCTTCAGGCGCTACTTCCTCCTGGGCCTACCCTTCTTTCTGGTCGAGGCTTTCTACCCCAGGCTTTTCAGGCACTCGGTGTCCGTCTCCGAGGCGAGCAAACGGAAGTTCAGGCTAGCTGGCGGCGTGGTGATATCCAACGGCATAGACCCCTCGCTCCTTGATGCGGAGCATTTCGACGGGCGCTATGTGGCCTACCTTGGCAGACTGCACGTGCATAACAAGGGGCTGGATATCCTGGCAAAGGCAATGAGGCACGTGGACACGCCTCTGGTCATCGCCGGAAAGGGAAGGGACGAAGAGAAACTGAAAGCCCTCTTTCGGGAAACCGGGGCATCCGGGAAAGTACGGTTCCTCGGCCATGTGGACGATGACGGAAAAAAGGAGTTTCTGTCCTCCTCGATGTTCTGCGTTCTTCCGTCGAGGTACGAGGGGCAGGGCATAGTGGTCATAGAAGCCGCGGCCCTGGGCAAACCGGTCGTGGTAAGCGATATACAGGAACTCGCCTTCGCCGTCGGGGCGGGGTTCGGTCTTTCCTTCAGGACGGCCGACGCGAGGGACCTCGCGGAAAAGATGGAAACCCTTGCCCGGGACGCCTCCCTCAGAAGAAAGATGGGGGAGAAGGCGCGGGAGTTTGCACAAGGCTGCACGTGGGACAGAGTGGCGGAAGAGTACGAGGAGTACCTCCTTGAAAGGACGAAGGAGATTTAGGAGCCTCGTCGTCCGTTTTACTCCGCCGGATGTTATAATTCTTTTGCCCGATGAAATGTGCTTTGAGAAACAGAATCCTCTCTTACAGGACGCAGCTCGCCCCAAGACCTCTGTGCTCTGGTTCGAGGTCAAAGAACTCCGCTTCAGAATGTTCGCTTACGAGATGCTCCTTTCCGCGGAAAGATTCGCCATCCGCCCTTCTCTGCTCTCTTCTCCCTGTGGCGCCGGACGTGTCGTGGTCCCCTTGGGACATTCAGGACAGGGCCCTGCACGGGCGATATGTCCAATATCTCTCCTGCCTTCGAAAGAAGCGACATGCATTATCGGTTCCGTGCAAGGTCACACCCCATAACAGCCAGTCACACCGTGCACTACGGGGACGCTTGCGGGCAAAAGAAAAACGTGAAGCGAATGTCATCCCGGGCGGAAACGGCCGTGAGGAACGTCTCGTGTGCTCGAGCCCCCTGCCTTCAGCTTTTTCCACCCGCGGAGCGCCCGTGCCCGTCTTCTGTCCGAGCACCAGGGTTGTGGCCAGGGAGGCCGCTTGAGTACGGGGTTTCAGAGGATACTCGCCCTGCCCCTTTACGGGATAGGGGACGTGCTCATGACCACGCCCGCCTTGCGAAACATCACGGAGAGGCTCGGCTCGAAGATAACCTGTCTGCACATGTTCGCAAGCACAAAGGCGGTTCTGGACGGGAACCCCCACATAACGGAGAACATCCACTTCCCATTCTTGAGCGCAAGCAAGCTCGCGGGGGTCCGTTTCCTCCTGGGCCTGAGGGGGAGGTTCGATGCCTCCATCAATTTCTATCCGTCGAACCGGAAGGACTACAACCTGGCGGCCTTCCTGGCGGGGGCGCCTCTGCGGATAGGGCATCGCTACCGGGAGCACGACCTCCTGGAGATGAACTTCCTCAAAAACCGCACCATCCGGGAGGACGACGGCCTCCATAACGTGGAGGAGGATCTCCGGCTCCTGGGCCTCCTCGGCATCGAGGAGCCCGAACCCTATCCCCTGGAAGTGTATCTGGATGAGAAGGAGCGAGAGGAGGCCGCGGCCTGGCTCCGCGAGCGGCGCCTTGCGTCCTCATATCTCATAGGGTTTCATCCGGGGAGCAGCCTTTTCAAGGCCCACGCCATGAAGCGCTGGCCGGAGGAGAAGTACGCCCGCCTCGTCCGGCTCCTCGCGAAGCAATCGGGGGATTGCAGGTTCCTCCTCTTCGGCGGGCCGGAGGAAGACGCGCTCAAGGACTCCCTGCGGGCCGCCACGGGCCTGCCGGAGAAGGTCTTCCCGGTCACGACCGCCGGCATACGCCAGTCCGCCGCCCTCATGCAGAGATGCAGGCTTTTCATCACCAACGACTCGGGCCTCATGCACCTGGCCGCGGCACTTCAAGTGCCCACGGTGGCCCTCTTCGGGCCGACCAACCCCCGCTGGCTCAGGCCCTGGAAGTGCCGGAGCCGGGTCCTGCGGCACGAGAGCTGCCCGTCCTGCTTCCGGTACTCTCCCACCCCCCAGCAGTGCACGGAGGGCGGGGACTTCGCCTGCATCCGGGAGGTCGGCGTTGAAGAAGTCCTGGAGGCCGCCCTGTCCCTCGCGGGGGAAGAGCTCACGGAGGAGGCCCGCTCCAGCGGCCTTTAGGGAAGGCGAAGCCCTCCCCCGCTGTGGTAAAATGGGAATTCGGTACGGACCTTACCCCCGAGGTGTGGGCTAAACATGCTGAAGAGAAAAGAAAAATACGTGGTGGCCGTGGTGGGCGCCACGGGCGCTGTGGGCAACGAGATGATAAGCATCCTGGAGTCGCGGCACTTTCCCGTGGAGGAGCTCAGGCTGTTCGCATCGGAGCGCTCCGAGGGCAAGACCCTTCCCTTCCTTGGGGAGGACATCCCGGTGCGCACCGTGAAGGAGAACTCCTTCACGGGCATCGACATCGCCCTTTTTTCGGCCGGGGCCGCCCGCTCCAGGACCTGGGCCCCCGTGGCCGCCGCCTCGGGCTGCGTGGTGGTGGACAACTCCAGCCAGTGGCGCATGGACCCGGAGGTGCCCCTGGTCGTGCCCGAGGTAAACGCCCATGACCTTGCCCGGCACAAGGGCATCATCGCCAATCCCAACTGCTCGACCATCCAGATGGTCGTGGTTCTGAAGCCCCTGCACGACGCCGCCCGGATAAAGCGGGTGGTGGTCACCACGTTTCAGAGCGTCTCGGGCACGGGGAAGAAGGCCATGGATGAGCTTCTGGAGCAGACCCGGGACATCCTGAGTTTCAGGGAGCCCAGGACGAGCGTCTATCCGCACCAGATAGCCTTTAACGTCCTGCCCCACATCGACGCCTTCCTCGAAGACGGCTATACCAGGGAAGAGATGAAGATGGTGGAGGAGACCAGGAAAATCATGGGGGACGACTCCGTCCGGGTGACGGCCACCACCGTTCGGGTGCCGGTCTTTCGCTGCCACAGCGAGAGCCTGAACATCGAGACCGAAAGGAAGCTGACTGCCAACGAGGCGCGCGCCGTGCTCGCCGAGGCCCCTGGCGTGGTCGTCTTCGACGCCCCGGAGAAGAACGTCTATCCCCTGCCCGTCGAGGTGGCCGACAAGGACGAGACCTACGTGGGCCGCGTGCGGGAGGACGATACGGTCGAGTGCGGCCTGAACATCTGGATCGTGGCCGACAACCTCCGGAAGGGCGCGGCCCTGAACGCCGTGCAGATAGCGGAGAAGCTCGTCGAATAACGGCCCGGAAGGGCTTTGCCGGGGGGATGATGTCTCACATGAACAGGGCAAAAACAGCCCTCGAGGTCTTCGCCATCGCCCTCCTTGACGCCGCTTCGCTGGTGGCGGTCTTCAAGGCCGCCACCTTTCTCAGGCTTGAGGTCCTTCCGGCGTTCTATTCCGGTTTCCCTGCTTCGGGGCCCTCCGGGAGCGTTCTGAAGGTATGGTGGGTCTTCCTCCTCTGGGGTTTCTTCCTTTTGTACGAAGGCCTCTACACGAGACGGTTCTCCTTCTGGGACGAAATAAAGGCCCTATGGAGGTCCGCCTTCCTTGCCACCGCGGGCGTGCTCGTCGTCACCTCCCTGGGGAAGCTCTCCAGCGAGATTTCCCGCACCGTCGTTCTCCTCACGGGAGTGCTTGCCCTGGCTTTTCTTCCCGTCACCAGGATGCTCGGAAAGAAGCTCCTGAGAAGAGCCGGCCTTCTCAAGCGGAGGGTCCTTGTCCTGGGCGCAGGGGAAACAGGCAGGCTGATTTCCAATGCCCTCAAAAAGGAGCCCAACTACGGCTACGCGGTCATCGGCTACCTGGATGACGACCCGGCCAAGGTCGGCAGCTCCATAGACGGCATCAAGGTGCACCGGGGCACGGACCAGGCCGTCCGCTATCTCGCCAGGGCCCGCATCACCGACCTCATCATCGCCATGCCGGGAGCCGGGGGACAGAGGCTCCAGGAGCTCATCAACGCGCTTCAGCACAAGGCCGCACGGGTCCTCCTGGTGCCGGACATCTTCGGGATGGCCGTCCTGGGGACGAGCCTGCAGCATTTCTTCCAAGAGCAGGCCATCGCCCTGGAGGTCCGGAACAACCTCGCCCGGCCCTTCAATCAGGCCGTGAAAAGGGTTTTC from Nitrospirota bacterium includes the following:
- a CDS encoding aspartate-semialdehyde dehydrogenase, which encodes MLKRKEKYVVAVVGATGAVGNEMISILESRHFPVEELRLFASERSEGKTLPFLGEDIPVRTVKENSFTGIDIALFSAGAARSRTWAPVAAASGCVVVDNSSQWRMDPEVPLVVPEVNAHDLARHKGIIANPNCSTIQMVVVLKPLHDAARIKRVVVTTFQSVSGTGKKAMDELLEQTRDILSFREPRTSVYPHQIAFNVLPHIDAFLEDGYTREEMKMVEETRKIMGDDSVRVTATTVRVPVFRCHSESLNIETERKLTANEARAVLAEAPGVVVFDAPEKNVYPLPVEVADKDETYVGRVREDDTVECGLNIWIVADNLRKGAALNAVQIAEKLVE
- a CDS encoding glycosyltransferase family 4 protein — its product is MKIFHFIYDHVGNPWVAGGGAVRAREIGRRLAERHDVTIICGKYPGARDYEEGRLRFRFIGTKRDNYVLSTFCYAIKAAVFLLRHRGHADLVVEDFAPFNPVFSRFIAPEKATIQVHHREGANLFRRYFLLGLPFFLVEAFYPRLFRHSVSVSEASKRKFRLAGGVVISNGIDPSLLDAEHFDGRYVAYLGRLHVHNKGLDILAKAMRHVDTPLVIAGKGRDEEKLKALFRETGASGKVRFLGHVDDDGKKEFLSSSMFCVLPSRYEGQGIVVIEAAALGKPVVVSDIQELAFAVGAGFGLSFRTADARDLAEKMETLARDASLRRKMGEKAREFAQGCTWDRVAEEYEEYLLERTKEI
- a CDS encoding glycosyltransferase family 9 protein, with the protein product MSTGFQRILALPLYGIGDVLMTTPALRNITERLGSKITCLHMFASTKAVLDGNPHITENIHFPFLSASKLAGVRFLLGLRGRFDASINFYPSNRKDYNLAAFLAGAPLRIGHRYREHDLLEMNFLKNRTIREDDGLHNVEEDLRLLGLLGIEEPEPYPLEVYLDEKEREEAAAWLRERRLASSYLIGFHPGSSLFKAHAMKRWPEEKYARLVRLLAKQSGDCRFLLFGGPEEDALKDSLRAATGLPEKVFPVTTAGIRQSAALMQRCRLFITNDSGLMHLAAALQVPTVALFGPTNPRWLRPWKCRSRVLRHESCPSCFRYSPTPQQCTEGGDFACIREVGVEEVLEAALSLAGEELTEEARSSGL
- a CDS encoding glycosyltransferase, whose product is IEAILVGTPVIATNVSGVPELIEDNVTGLLVRPRDKNSLREAMARMIADPAVRSRLSAQAAKKADYYGVGRMVGEYEDMYKGVTGPRGRS
- the wbaP gene encoding undecaprenyl-phosphate galactose phosphotransferase WbaP encodes the protein MNRAKTALEVFAIALLDAASLVAVFKAATFLRLEVLPAFYSGFPASGPSGSVLKVWWVFLLWGFFLLYEGLYTRRFSFWDEIKALWRSAFLATAGVLVVTSLGKLSSEISRTVVLLTGVLALAFLPVTRMLGKKLLRRAGLLKRRVLVLGAGETGRLISNALKKEPNYGYAVIGYLDDDPAKVGSSIDGIKVHRGTDQAVRYLARARITDLIIAMPGAGGQRLQELINALQHKAARVLLVPDIFGMAVLGTSLQHFFQEQAIALEVRNNLARPFNQAVKRVFDYTLGVVLFVLLALPLALLAAMVKATSEGPALFAQERVGKGGRVFRCYKFRTMYRDAEERLRDILTSDPGAREEWEAHWKFRDDPRVTPLGRILRTTSLDELPQLLNVLRGDMSLVGPRPYLPREKNFLVPSGETLLSVLPGITGLWQVSGRSNTSYTYRISLDTWYVRNWNLWLDVVILLKTVSVVLRREGAN